One window from the genome of Crateriforma spongiae encodes:
- a CDS encoding GTP-binding protein, translating into MSQPIRFVMLGGFLGAGKTTTLARLARHYQSQGKNVVIVTNDQADHLVDTHLLRNQGFDVGEVAGSCFCCNFDGLVGQMESLSQAHRPDVILAEPVGSCTDLIATIAVPMMQLLGESFEVAPYAVLLKPSHGQKILSGVGQRGFSPNAEYIFRKQLEEADVVVINRIDELDPSQRQLLETNVEKNFPERPIVAMSAKTGDGLDDLIRHIEQPAPKHNLFMEVDYDVYADGEAELGWLNATTSWQHSEPIDLDQTLTAVLNDLKDQFAAADAEVAHVKAIVQTESDSAVANLVSNDSDVALSMPTGGLAATSFRMVVNARVAIAPETLESIVQRSLKQVADQTGAQLIVESIQSFRPGRPVPTHRATSS; encoded by the coding sequence ATGAGCCAACCGATTCGATTTGTGATGCTGGGCGGATTTCTGGGCGCCGGGAAAACGACCACGCTGGCACGACTGGCCCGCCACTACCAGTCACAAGGCAAAAACGTCGTCATTGTCACCAATGACCAGGCGGACCACTTGGTCGACACACACTTGTTGCGAAACCAAGGGTTCGACGTCGGCGAAGTCGCTGGTTCCTGCTTCTGCTGCAACTTCGACGGCTTGGTCGGCCAGATGGAATCGTTGTCCCAGGCTCATCGCCCCGACGTCATCTTGGCCGAACCGGTGGGATCGTGCACCGACCTGATCGCGACCATCGCCGTTCCGATGATGCAGTTGCTGGGCGAAAGTTTCGAAGTCGCGCCATACGCGGTTTTGTTGAAACCCAGCCATGGGCAAAAGATTCTCTCCGGTGTCGGCCAACGCGGTTTTTCGCCCAACGCGGAATACATTTTCCGCAAACAGTTGGAAGAAGCGGACGTCGTGGTCATCAATCGCATTGACGAATTGGATCCATCCCAGCGTCAGTTGCTTGAAACCAACGTCGAAAAGAACTTTCCCGAGCGTCCGATCGTCGCCATGTCCGCCAAGACCGGCGACGGCCTGGATGATTTGATCCGGCACATCGAACAACCGGCGCCGAAGCATAACCTGTTCATGGAAGTCGACTATGACGTGTATGCCGACGGCGAAGCGGAACTGGGTTGGCTGAACGCGACGACATCGTGGCAGCATTCCGAACCAATCGATCTGGACCAGACGCTGACGGCGGTCTTGAACGACTTGAAGGATCAGTTTGCCGCCGCCGACGCCGAGGTCGCCCACGTCAAAGCCATCGTGCAGACCGAATCGGATTCCGCCGTCGCGAACTTGGTCAGCAACGACAGCGATGTCGCCTTGTCGATGCCCACCGGCGGCTTGGCGGCCACATCGTTTCGAATGGTCGTCAACGCTCGAGTCGCCATCGCACCGGAAACGTTGGAATCCATCGTCCAGCGGTCGCTGAAACAGGTCGCCGATCAGACCGGCGCCCAGTTGATCGTTGAATCGATCCAATCGTTCCGGCCCGGCCGGCCCGTTCCGACTCACCGCGCGACGTCGTCCTAA
- a CDS encoding UDP-glucuronic acid decarboxylase family protein, whose product MLRILVTGGAGFLGSHLCERLVKDGHDVICLDNFFTSQKTNVTHLLDYPNFELIRHDITVPVFLEVDQIYNLACPAAPGHYQFNPIKTIKTSVLGSINMLGLAKRCGGRILQASTSEVYGDPEVHPQPESYRGSVSPIGIRACYDEGKRVAETLFMDYHRYNNVDVRIVRIFNTYGPRMHPFDGRVVSNFIRQALAGEPITIFGEGTQTRSFCYRDDLIEGIIRLMNCEDGFIGPANIGNQDEYTIRELAEKVIEISGSKSTLTTEPLPADDPTRRQPDITLAKKHLNWSPTTDLATGLTKTIEWFRTINLDDYRPPTPNYK is encoded by the coding sequence ATGCTTCGAATTCTTGTCACCGGCGGCGCCGGATTCCTGGGCTCACACCTGTGCGAACGCTTGGTCAAAGACGGCCACGACGTGATCTGTCTGGATAACTTCTTTACCAGCCAAAAGACCAACGTCACTCACCTGCTGGACTATCCCAACTTCGAATTGATCCGACACGACATCACGGTGCCGGTCTTTTTGGAAGTCGACCAGATCTACAACTTGGCTTGCCCCGCCGCTCCGGGCCATTATCAATTCAATCCGATCAAGACGATCAAGACCAGCGTGCTGGGAAGCATCAACATGCTGGGGCTGGCCAAGCGATGTGGCGGCCGAATCCTGCAAGCCAGCACCAGTGAAGTGTACGGCGATCCGGAGGTCCATCCGCAACCCGAAAGCTATCGCGGCAGCGTCAGCCCGATCGGCATTCGGGCCTGTTACGACGAAGGCAAGCGTGTCGCCGAAACGTTGTTCATGGATTACCACCGCTACAACAACGTCGATGTCCGCATCGTTCGGATCTTCAACACCTATGGCCCGCGGATGCACCCGTTCGACGGGCGCGTGGTGTCCAACTTCATCCGCCAAGCTTTGGCCGGTGAACCGATCACGATCTTTGGCGAAGGCACCCAGACCCGGTCGTTCTGTTACCGCGACGACTTGATCGAAGGCATCATCCGACTGATGAATTGCGAAGACGGATTCATCGGCCCGGCCAACATCGGCAACCAAGACGAATACACAATCCGTGAACTTGCCGAAAAGGTGATCGAAATCAGCGGATCAAAATCCACCCTGACCACTGAACCGCTGCCGGCGGACGATCCGACACGCCGCCAGCCCGACATCACGCTGGCGAAAAAGCATCTGAATTGGTCGCCGACGACCGACCTGGCCACAGGCTTGACGAAGACGATCGAGTGGTTCCGCACGATCAACCTGGACGACTATCGGCCGCCGACGCCGAACTACAAATAA
- a CDS encoding TerB family tellurite resistance protein, with product MADESFIRRKRHLQNLVVMALADGQLGEREVNVVADRCIELGLSEVELHEAIRYSLSDDAALELPEDPDEREALMKDLIRVMAADGDLQESEKRLFALAAARMNLTPDDLDRLLASMPPISDAGAPVQDIETDEGSES from the coding sequence ATGGCCGACGAAAGTTTCATTCGGCGAAAACGCCACCTTCAAAATCTGGTCGTCATGGCCCTGGCCGATGGGCAATTGGGCGAACGCGAAGTCAACGTGGTGGCCGACCGTTGCATCGAGCTGGGGTTAAGCGAAGTCGAATTGCACGAGGCGATTCGGTACAGCCTGAGCGATGATGCGGCGTTGGAATTGCCCGAAGATCCGGACGAGCGCGAAGCCTTGATGAAGGATTTGATCCGCGTGATGGCGGCCGACGGTGACCTGCAAGAAAGCGAAAAAAGGCTGTTTGCCCTGGCCGCGGCACGGATGAATCTGACGCCCGATGATTTGGATCGGCTGTTGGCATCAATGCCGCCGATCAGTGACGCGGGGGCTCCGGTGCAAGACATAGAAACGGACGAAGGTTCAGAATCCTGA
- a CDS encoding phosphopantothenoylcysteine decarboxylase domain-containing protein, whose protein sequence is MARILITSGPTRQYIDPVRYLTNASSGRMGAALANAAIGLGHDVVIISGPVQVEYPSAAQVIPVRTTDEMLDAAQSEFARCDGAIGAAAPCDYMPRVVSEQKLSKTGHPIQLELVETPDVVATLGQQKRDDQWVVGFALETEDHRFRATVKLQKKHCDLIVSNGPQAIDSQENEVELLDVHGDVIADIRGSKEVVADELLRHIDQRLVVARSGA, encoded by the coding sequence ATGGCTCGCATCCTGATCACGTCCGGTCCGACTCGACAATACATCGATCCGGTGCGTTATTTGACCAACGCGTCCAGCGGTCGGATGGGCGCCGCCCTGGCCAACGCCGCGATCGGCTTGGGCCACGACGTCGTCATCATCAGCGGGCCGGTTCAGGTCGAATATCCGTCGGCGGCTCAAGTCATCCCGGTCAGGACGACCGATGAAATGCTGGATGCCGCGCAAAGCGAATTCGCCCGTTGTGACGGCGCGATCGGCGCGGCGGCCCCCTGTGATTACATGCCGCGTGTGGTCAGCGAACAAAAGCTGTCCAAAACCGGCCACCCGATTCAATTGGAACTGGTCGAAACCCCCGACGTCGTTGCGACGTTGGGCCAGCAGAAGCGCGACGACCAATGGGTCGTCGGATTTGCGTTGGAAACGGAAGACCATCGGTTTCGTGCGACCGTGAAGCTGCAGAAAAAACACTGCGACTTGATCGTCAGCAACGGCCCCCAAGCGATCGACAGCCAGGAAAACGAAGTCGAATTGCTGGACGTCCATGGCGACGTGATCGCCGATATCCGCGGCAGCAAAGAAGTCGTCGCCGATGAATTGCTGCGTCACATCGATCAGCGTCTGGTCGTCGCGCGGTCGGGTGCTTGA
- a CDS encoding dihydroorotate dehydrogenase, which translates to MTNSMTPDLSVQLGRLKLSNPIMVASGTFGYAREMEKVVDLSLLGGLLPKTITAEPRMGNPPWRTVETSAGLLNAIGLDNDGVDAFIQHHLPYLRQLPTPVVVSIAGRTRDDFVSLAEQIAAQGGAAAIELNLSCPNVSGGIDFGTDADSCRKVVDQVRQSCDLPILAKLTPNVTRIADIAAAAADGGADAVCLINTVLAMAVNWRSRRPILGNGMGGLSGPAIKPIALRCVHQVRQAVDIPIIGIGGIANIDDVMQFLVTGASAVQIGTANYYDPHVSTRLVGELPEVLRDEGVDRISDLIGTLKV; encoded by the coding sequence ATGACGAATTCCATGACGCCCGATCTGTCAGTTCAACTGGGGCGACTCAAGCTAAGCAATCCGATCATGGTTGCTTCCGGCACGTTCGGGTATGCCCGCGAGATGGAAAAAGTCGTCGACCTGTCACTGTTGGGTGGCTTGTTGCCCAAGACGATCACCGCCGAACCACGGATGGGCAATCCGCCCTGGCGAACGGTTGAAACGTCGGCCGGTCTGTTGAACGCGATCGGGTTGGACAATGACGGCGTGGACGCGTTCATCCAGCATCACCTGCCCTACCTGCGTCAGTTGCCCACCCCCGTGGTGGTCAGCATCGCCGGCCGAACCCGCGACGATTTCGTTTCGCTGGCCGAACAGATCGCCGCGCAGGGCGGTGCCGCGGCGATCGAGCTGAATTTGTCGTGTCCCAATGTTTCCGGCGGTATTGATTTCGGCACCGATGCCGACAGTTGCCGGAAAGTCGTTGACCAGGTTCGACAGAGTTGCGATCTGCCGATTTTGGCCAAGTTGACGCCGAACGTGACGCGGATCGCTGACATCGCGGCGGCGGCGGCCGATGGTGGAGCCGACGCGGTTTGTCTGATCAACACCGTGTTGGCGATGGCCGTCAATTGGCGTTCGCGTCGTCCCATCTTGGGCAACGGGATGGGCGGGCTAAGCGGTCCGGCCATCAAGCCGATTGCGCTGCGATGTGTCCATCAAGTTCGACAAGCGGTGGACATTCCGATCATCGGGATCGGTGGCATCGCCAATATCGACGACGTGATGCAATTCCTGGTGACCGGTGCGTCGGCCGTTCAGATCGGTACAGCGAATTACTACGACCCTCACGTCTCCACACGTCTGGTCGGCGAATTGCCCGAAGTGCTGCGTGACGAAGGCGTGGATCGAATCAGCGATTTGATCGGCACACTGAAAGTTTAA
- a CDS encoding DUF1559 domain-containing protein, producing MRLEALAARTSEADLVHSVFCYFEMGDVTMRNPRKAFTLVELLVVIAIIGVLVGLLLPAVQSAREAARRMSCSNNAKQLGLALHNYHSAFKQFPAHRAGTTGRKGYGISWNNMNVYSNDTHNFRRLSMLVALTPFLEQQPLWDTISNPVSVQYNGNAAPNGAYPSMGPVPWKGQYTPWRTLVSALQCPSDAGPPVTTGTTNYGACIGDCVRALGWGNPPKEIKRGLFLSATVTRFRDIVDGTANTMALAEITNSLGDRGISGGGAYDIGGDINLSPQECLDTADPLRPKFYAPGVLLLGYSGNLGKWGDAGRGNRWCDGGGNFATFNAILPPNSPSCSRDGGDAGDGIWSAGSYHPGGCHIVMGDGSVHFVSEAIDAGDPSIPAVGPGSWNGSLAGSPSPYGIWGALGTINGREQIDMDEL from the coding sequence TTGCGGTTGGAGGCACTGGCGGCGCGGACCAGCGAAGCCGATTTGGTTCATTCCGTGTTCTGTTACTTTGAAATGGGAGATGTGACCATGCGAAACCCACGCAAGGCCTTCACACTCGTCGAATTGTTGGTCGTGATTGCGATCATCGGTGTTCTGGTCGGTTTGTTGCTTCCGGCGGTCCAGTCCGCTCGCGAAGCCGCACGTCGAATGTCGTGCAGCAACAACGCCAAACAGCTGGGCTTGGCGCTGCACAACTATCATAGCGCGTTCAAGCAATTTCCCGCCCACCGCGCCGGCACGACCGGCCGCAAGGGGTATGGAATCAGCTGGAACAATATGAACGTGTACAGCAATGACACGCACAATTTCCGGCGTCTCAGCATGCTGGTTGCCTTGACGCCGTTTTTGGAACAACAACCGCTGTGGGACACCATCAGCAATCCCGTGTCGGTGCAGTACAACGGCAACGCTGCACCCAATGGGGCGTATCCATCGATGGGACCGGTTCCCTGGAAAGGGCAATACACCCCTTGGCGGACGCTGGTTTCGGCGTTGCAGTGCCCCAGCGACGCGGGGCCGCCGGTGACCACAGGGACGACCAACTATGGCGCCTGCATCGGCGACTGTGTGCGTGCATTGGGTTGGGGAAACCCGCCCAAGGAAATCAAACGTGGGTTGTTCCTGAGCGCGACGGTCACGCGGTTCCGTGACATCGTCGATGGCACCGCCAACACGATGGCCTTGGCGGAAATCACCAACAGCCTGGGCGACCGAGGCATCAGTGGCGGTGGCGCCTACGACATCGGCGGCGACATCAACTTGAGTCCCCAAGAGTGCTTGGACACGGCCGATCCGCTGCGTCCGAAGTTCTACGCACCTGGCGTGTTGCTGTTGGGCTACAGCGGCAACCTTGGCAAATGGGGCGACGCCGGTCGCGGCAATCGTTGGTGTGACGGCGGAGGCAACTTTGCCACGTTCAACGCCATCTTGCCGCCCAACAGCCCTAGTTGTTCCCGCGACGGCGGCGATGCCGGTGATGGAATCTGGAGTGCCGGCAGCTATCACCCCGGTGGTTGTCACATCGTGATGGGCGACGGTTCGGTGCACTTCGTCAGCGAAGCGATCGATGCCGGTGATCCCTCGATTCCCGCCGTCGGCCCGGGCAGCTGGAACGGCTCACTCGCCGGCAGCCCCAGTCCCTACGGCATTTGGGGAGCCCTGGGCACGATCAACGGCCGCGAACAGATCGATATGGATGAACTGTAG